Proteins from one Flavobacterium branchiarum genomic window:
- the dapA gene encoding 4-hydroxy-tetrahydrodipicolinate synthase, translated as MQSLIGTGVALVTPFKEDFSIDIEALQRIVNFSVDGGVEYLVVMGTTAENATLTEDEKELVISTVINTNKGRLPLVLGVGGNNTMQVVQELKTRDLSAFEAILSVSPYYNRPTQEGIYQHFKAVAEASPVPVILYNVPGRTASNMLPATVIRLANDFKNVVAIKEAAGDLVQAMQLLKNKPSDFLVISGDDMIALPMILAGGSGVISVIGQGFPKEFSEMIRLGLNRKVNEAFKTQYFLSDCIDMIFEQGNPAGIKQVFKSLGIADNFVRLPLVSVDESLANRIDDFVKKSIK; from the coding sequence ATGCAATCATTAATAGGGACGGGCGTTGCACTAGTAACTCCTTTTAAAGAAGATTTTTCAATTGATATAGAAGCGTTACAAAGGATAGTTAATTTTTCTGTAGATGGAGGAGTTGAATATCTTGTAGTTATGGGGACCACTGCTGAGAATGCAACATTAACAGAGGATGAAAAGGAACTTGTTATTTCGACAGTTATTAATACAAATAAAGGAAGGTTGCCTTTGGTATTGGGAGTTGGAGGAAATAATACAATGCAAGTCGTACAAGAGTTAAAGACTAGAGATTTGTCGGCCTTTGAGGCTATATTATCAGTGTCACCTTATTATAATAGACCAACGCAAGAAGGAATCTATCAGCATTTTAAAGCTGTTGCCGAAGCGTCTCCTGTACCAGTTATTTTGTATAATGTACCAGGGAGAACAGCAAGCAATATGTTGCCAGCAACAGTAATACGTTTGGCAAATGATTTTAAAAATGTAGTTGCAATAAAAGAAGCTGCAGGTGATTTGGTACAAGCAATGCAGTTGCTTAAAAATAAACCAAGTGATTTTCTCGTTATATCAGGAGATGATATGATTGCTTTGCCTATGATTTTAGCAGGAGGCTCAGGTGTGATTTCGGTTATTGGACAAGGTTTTCCTAAAGAATTTTCTGAAATGATCCGTTTAGGATTGAATAGAAAAGTAAATGAAGCATTTAAAACGCAGTACTTTTTATCAGATTGTATTGATATGATTTTTGAGCAAGGCAACCCAGCAGGAATAAAACAAGTGTTCAAATCACTTGGTATTGCTGATAATTTTGTTAGATTGCCACTTGTTTCAGTCGACGAGTCGCTTGCAAATCGCATTGATGATTTTGTTAAAAAAAGCATTAAATAA
- a CDS encoding DUF6913 domain-containing protein, with amino-acid sequence MFLNYIKVFFVKKSLNKNLDNVKNCAFTTDIQTVGLLIDESSFSEKKALLADLVSKGIVEENIKIVVYKDKIDKKEAYTCPTFGIKNLNLKGEITENLLKDFIKEEFDLLISYYDIEKAMLMLVTQNSKAKFKVGFTSIDKRLNRVMIDTNVREHKVFVNELFKYLKNIKPNII; translated from the coding sequence ATGTTTTTAAATTATATAAAGGTTTTTTTTGTAAAAAAATCATTAAATAAAAATCTTGATAATGTAAAAAACTGTGCATTTACCACCGATATACAAACTGTTGGTTTGCTTATAGATGAGAGTAGTTTTTCAGAAAAAAAAGCGTTGCTAGCTGATTTGGTGTCTAAAGGAATTGTTGAAGAGAATATTAAGATTGTTGTTTATAAAGACAAAATCGATAAAAAAGAAGCGTATACTTGTCCAACTTTTGGGATAAAAAATCTTAATTTGAAGGGAGAAATTACCGAAAATTTGTTAAAAGACTTTATAAAAGAAGAATTCGATTTATTAATAAGTTATTATGATATCGAAAAAGCAATGTTGATGCTCGTGACACAAAATTCTAAAGCCAAGTTTAAAGTTGGTTTTACATCAATCGATAAAAGATTAAATCGAGTGATGATTGATACCAATGTTCGGGAACATAAAGTTTTCGTGAATGAATTATTTAAATATTTAAAAAACATTAAACCAAATATAATCTGA
- a CDS encoding 5'-nucleotidase C-terminal domain-containing protein, producing MVKLKKYNGFLKLFVIFLTFFLGVSCSKQTYQVSKIEGKLIPITTTENQTPEIENFIKPYREHINKDLDSVLSFCPETLDKSTGKLQTSIGNFMADACLQRGNLIFKTRENKDIDICFLNHGGIRAILPKGNVTARTAFEIMPFENSLVVMALKGEQILELANYFIAEKKPHPISGMTFTITKNNTPTNILIQGKPIEKDKIYYVATNDYLANGGDSMNFFKKAVQKYDLNYKLRDILIDYFKSVNPIPVPKDIRVRQE from the coding sequence ATGGTAAAACTAAAAAAGTATAACGGATTTTTAAAACTTTTTGTTATATTCTTAACATTTTTTCTAGGAGTTTCTTGTAGCAAGCAAACGTATCAAGTTTCTAAAATAGAGGGTAAACTAATCCCTATTACAACTACTGAGAATCAAACTCCTGAAATAGAGAATTTCATTAAACCTTACAGAGAACACATTAACAAAGATCTAGATAGTGTTCTTTCTTTTTGTCCTGAAACATTAGACAAAAGTACTGGTAAATTACAGACATCAATTGGTAATTTCATGGCAGATGCCTGTTTACAAAGAGGTAACTTAATCTTTAAAACTAGGGAGAACAAAGATATTGACATTTGCTTCCTTAATCATGGTGGTATACGTGCAATTCTTCCTAAAGGAAATGTTACTGCTAGAACTGCTTTTGAAATTATGCCTTTTGAAAATAGTCTTGTTGTTATGGCATTAAAAGGAGAACAAATTTTAGAATTAGCTAATTATTTTATTGCTGAGAAAAAGCCTCATCCAATTTCTGGAATGACTTTTACAATTACTAAAAACAATACTCCAACAAACATCTTGATCCAAGGAAAACCTATCGAAAAAGATAAAATCTATTATGTTGCTACGAATGATTATTTAGCAAATGGTGGAGATAGCATGAACTTCTTTAAGAAAGCTGTTCAGAAATATGATTTAAATTACAAATTACGAGACATTCTTATTGATTATTTTAAATCTGTTAATCCAATTCCGGTACCAAAAGATATCCGAGTTAGACAAGAATAA
- a CDS encoding bifunctional metallophosphatase/5'-nucleotidase, which produces MKRRDFIEKTAASTALLSLGLSMSSFTSPDVKHITILHTNDVHSHIDPFPADDPRNANMGGVSRRAALIDSIRKENPNVLLLDAGDIFQGTPYFNYYGGELEFKLMSMMKYDASTIGNHDFDNGVDGLYAQMPHAKFEFISSNYDFKNTVMDGLVKPYKIFNKDGIKIGVFGLGIELEGLVDKLMYKETVYNDPVETAHDMVRILKKEQKCDLVICLSHLGYKYRDDATRMCDLKLAEQTQDIDLIIGGHTHTFLDKPTIVKNKAGEDVLVNQVGCYGINVGRIDFYLDNNKTKSSQGKSITV; this is translated from the coding sequence ATGAAAAGAAGAGATTTTATTGAAAAAACTGCTGCTAGTACAGCATTATTGAGTTTGGGTTTATCTATGAGTAGCTTTACATCTCCTGATGTTAAACACATAACTATATTACACACCAATGATGTACATAGCCATATTGACCCTTTTCCTGCCGATGATCCTCGCAATGCAAATATGGGTGGAGTATCAAGACGTGCTGCTTTAATTGATTCAATCCGTAAAGAAAATCCAAATGTTCTTTTATTAGATGCTGGTGATATTTTTCAAGGAACTCCTTACTTTAACTATTATGGAGGAGAATTGGAATTTAAATTAATGAGCATGATGAAATATGATGCTTCTACAATTGGTAATCATGATTTTGATAACGGTGTAGATGGCTTATATGCTCAAATGCCTCATGCAAAATTTGAATTTATCTCTTCTAACTACGATTTTAAAAATACCGTGATGGACGGTCTTGTAAAACCGTATAAAATTTTCAACAAAGATGGTATCAAAATAGGTGTTTTTGGTCTTGGTATTGAACTAGAAGGTTTAGTAGATAAGCTTATGTACAAAGAAACTGTTTACAATGATCCTGTTGAAACTGCACACGACATGGTTAGAATTCTTAAAAAGGAACAGAAATGTGATTTAGTTATTTGTCTATCGCATTTGGGATACAAATATCGTGATGATGCTACTAGAATGTGTGATTTAAAATTGGCTGAACAAACTCAAGATATTGATTTAATCATTGGCGGACACACTCATACTTTTCTTGACAAACCAACTATTGTAAAAAACAAAGCTGGTGAGGATGTTTTAGTTAATCAAGTTGGTTGTTATGGAATTAACGTAGGTAGAATTGACTTTTATCTAGACAACAATAAGACAAAATCATCACAAGGAAAATCAATTACTGTTTAA
- a CDS encoding lysoplasmalogenase family protein — protein sequence MKANTPSLILYFLSLTFAIIFDFLEEDFIGMYAKAIVVPSIFIYYLITTNYKINLIQGLIFALCFTGEVFSLMEVDATEFGSLFCFLSVYLLFLKLIFDDNRKIKLRKNDILPVAIVVLFILYLLISVLGLQYEKIKEYHFIYTVYGIVLSMLGCISFISYISKGTYLTLLLTIMTACFIFSDVFFIFNQSFDHSIVLVLIRDVTQMLAYYFMVRYFIQKRIENIRVRN from the coding sequence ATGAAAGCTAATACCCCCTCATTAATCCTTTACTTTTTATCGTTAACATTTGCAATTATCTTTGATTTCTTGGAAGAAGATTTTATAGGTATGTATGCAAAGGCAATTGTTGTGCCTTCAATATTTATATATTATCTTATAACGACCAATTATAAGATAAATTTAATTCAGGGACTTATTTTTGCCTTATGTTTTACAGGAGAGGTATTTAGTTTAATGGAGGTTGATGCCACAGAGTTTGGCTCTCTTTTTTGTTTTTTATCAGTCTATTTATTGTTTTTGAAACTAATTTTTGATGATAATCGAAAAATAAAACTAAGAAAAAACGACATATTGCCAGTAGCAATAGTCGTTCTTTTCATTTTATATTTATTGATTTCTGTCTTGGGTTTACAATATGAGAAAATCAAAGAATATCATTTTATTTATACTGTGTATGGGATTGTGTTAAGTATGTTAGGATGTATTTCATTTATTAGTTATATATCCAAAGGTACCTATTTAACACTTTTGCTGACGATAATGACAGCTTGTTTTATCTTTTCGGATGTCTTTTTTATATTTAATCAATCTTTTGATCATTCAATAGTATTAGTGCTAATTCGAGATGTAACTCAAATGTTAGCTTACTATTTTATGGTAAGATATTTTATCCAAAAAAGAATAGAAAACATTCGAGTAAGAAATTAA